Proteins from a single region of Verrucosispora sp. NA02020:
- a CDS encoding glycoside hydrolase family 43 protein, translated as MSAAPTFRNPVVAGFHPDPSVCRAGEDYYLVCSSFEYFPGVPVFHSRDLVTWRQIGNVLDRPSQLDLPPDAHASGGVFAPTIRYHDGRFWMVTTNVSIGRHLIVTATDPAGPWSDPVYLDLPHIDPSLAWDDDGDCWLTLSGVASYRIDPEAGKVLEGPVPMWSGSGGQYPEAPHLYRIDEWWYLLVSEGGTHTGHAVSVARSRSVRGPFEPAPGNPFLTHRSTGHPVQATGHADLVQATDGSWWMVLLGIRAKGQWPPYHVLGRETFLVPVRWEDDWPVVDPVQEVTSAPAGSPPALAAPPGPAAYRDDFDTAGLAPEWISLRDRPADVWSLTERPGWLTLRAAGTTLDRVGVTMMARRQQHHDCRAAVRVDPGTGRAGLTLRIDEAHHYDIEVGDGLVRVVGRVGPFRQVFGELPVPAGPVTLSIATRTDDLLPPTVTAADQVTAPGVPFGVRAAACDTVSFEVLTGQGPVVLAELDGRYLSTEVAAGFTGRVFGLYVTEGSAAFDWFDYRPTERP; from the coding sequence GTGTCCGCTGCCCCCACGTTCCGCAATCCCGTCGTCGCCGGATTCCACCCCGACCCCAGCGTCTGTCGGGCCGGCGAGGACTACTACCTGGTCTGCTCCAGCTTCGAGTACTTCCCCGGCGTACCCGTCTTCCACAGCCGGGACCTGGTCACCTGGCGGCAGATCGGCAACGTGCTGGACCGCCCGAGCCAGCTCGACCTGCCACCGGACGCGCACGCCTCGGGTGGCGTCTTCGCACCGACCATCCGCTACCACGACGGCCGGTTCTGGATGGTCACCACCAACGTCAGCATCGGCCGGCACCTGATCGTCACCGCCACCGACCCGGCCGGGCCCTGGTCCGACCCGGTCTATCTCGACCTGCCGCACATCGACCCCTCGTTGGCCTGGGACGACGACGGCGACTGCTGGTTGACCCTGTCGGGAGTGGCGTCGTACCGGATCGACCCCGAGGCGGGCAAGGTCCTCGAAGGCCCGGTGCCGATGTGGTCCGGCAGCGGCGGGCAGTATCCGGAGGCGCCGCACCTCTATCGCATCGACGAGTGGTGGTACCTGCTGGTCTCGGAGGGCGGCACGCACACCGGCCACGCCGTCTCCGTCGCCCGCTCGCGCAGCGTCCGGGGCCCGTTCGAGCCCGCCCCGGGCAACCCGTTCCTGACCCACCGGAGCACCGGGCATCCCGTGCAGGCGACCGGGCACGCCGACCTGGTGCAGGCGACCGACGGCAGTTGGTGGATGGTGCTGCTGGGCATCCGGGCCAAGGGCCAGTGGCCGCCCTACCACGTGCTCGGGCGGGAGACGTTCCTGGTGCCGGTGCGCTGGGAGGACGACTGGCCGGTGGTCGACCCGGTGCAGGAGGTGACCTCCGCGCCGGCCGGAAGCCCGCCCGCCCTGGCCGCGCCGCCCGGCCCGGCGGCGTACCGGGACGACTTCGACACCGCAGGTCTCGCGCCGGAGTGGATCTCACTGCGCGACCGGCCCGCGGACGTCTGGTCGCTGACCGAGCGGCCCGGCTGGCTCACCCTGCGGGCCGCCGGCACGACCCTGGACCGGGTCGGCGTCACCATGATGGCCCGCCGACAGCAGCACCACGACTGCCGCGCCGCCGTGCGGGTCGACCCCGGCACGGGTCGGGCCGGGCTGACGCTACGCATCGACGAGGCCCACCACTACGACATCGAGGTCGGCGACGGGCTGGTCCGGGTGGTCGGCCGGGTCGGACCGTTCCGTCAGGTCTTCGGCGAGCTGCCGGTGCCCGCCGGCCCGGTCACCCTGAGCATCGCCACCCGCACCGACGACCTGCTCCCGCCGACCGTGACCGCCGCCGACCAGGTGACCGCCCCCGGTGTGCCGTTCGGCGTACGCGCCGCCGCCTGCGACACCGTCAGCTTCGAGGTGCTGACCGGGCAGGGGCCGGTCGTGCTCGCCGAACTCGACGGGCGCTACCTGTCCACCGAGGTCGCCGCCGGTTTCACCGGTCGGGTGTTCGGCCTCTATGTGACCGAGGGCAGCGCCGCCTTCGACTGGTTCGACTACCGCCCGACCGAACGCCCCTGA
- a CDS encoding SDR family NAD(P)-dependent oxidoreductase — protein MPTAPHADALRDAAVVLTGATSGIGRATALAIADRPGSLVLHGPEPESEVADLLDQVRSRQRRDAELTYVTADYHDLAEVTRLAERIRVTTDPIDVLINNAGRPAPATRTVSDAGNEITFQVDYLAPFLLTTDLIDLVAGHDRGRIVNIVSATHHSATLHLDDLDLTRQAYTPSAAYAHAKLALVTYTGWLARNRPSPSLDVVSLHPGVISTGLLHTMFSVDGQPPEQAADTVAQITAKREDNGTYYDERVPGTPHPQAADPEVQDRLYERTVELLRGHLPE, from the coding sequence GTGCCGACAGCACCGCACGCCGACGCTCTGCGGGACGCCGCCGTCGTGCTGACCGGCGCGACGAGCGGCATCGGCCGCGCCACCGCGCTGGCCATCGCCGACCGGCCCGGCAGTCTCGTCCTGCACGGACCGGAGCCGGAGAGCGAGGTCGCCGACCTGCTCGACCAGGTGCGCTCCCGGCAACGCCGGGATGCCGAGTTGACGTACGTGACGGCCGACTACCACGATCTCGCCGAGGTCACCCGGTTGGCCGAGCGGATCCGCGTCACGACCGATCCGATCGACGTCCTGATCAACAACGCGGGCCGTCCCGCGCCGGCCACCCGGACGGTCAGCGACGCCGGGAACGAGATCACCTTCCAGGTCGACTACCTGGCGCCCTTCCTGCTCACCACCGACCTGATCGACCTGGTCGCCGGCCACGACCGGGGACGGATCGTCAACATCGTGTCCGCCACCCACCACTCGGCCACGCTGCACCTGGACGACCTCGACCTGACCCGGCAGGCGTACACCCCGTCGGCCGCGTACGCGCACGCCAAGCTCGCCCTGGTCACGTACACCGGTTGGCTGGCCCGGAACCGACCGTCACCGTCGCTGGACGTGGTCAGCCTGCACCCCGGCGTCATCTCGACCGGCCTGCTGCACACGATGTTCTCGGTCGACGGGCAGCCCCCGGAGCAGGCCGCCGACACCGTCGCGCAAATCACGGCGAAGCGCGAGGACAACGGCACCTACTACGACGAGCGGGTCCCCGGCACACCCCATCCGCAGGCCGCCGACCCCGAGGTCCAGGACCGGCTGTACGAGCGCACCGTGGAGTTGCTGCGCGGCCATCTCCCGGAGTGA
- a CDS encoding glycosyl hydrolase family 18 protein, which yields MSSPRPRPRSALAAGLLALVTAGATLAVTPTAAHAVVLPNNFKSVGYMPSWTGNVNSVQYGKLTHINYAFVLPNSNGTLRPVENPSKLSSLVSLARANNVKVSIAVGGWNDGDDSAFEALAANAGTRTTFVNSLVSFVNQYGLDGVDMDWEYPDPGASAANYALLMQQLGNALRPQGKLLTAAVVAEGYYRDGVPTSVFNHVDFLNIMAYDGGSPHANYDWSINAVNGWKARGLPAAKAVLGVPFYSRPGYYTYTQLVGMDPANANRDCTTVGGVQQCYNGIPTVKRKTQWAMANAGGMMNWELTQDTSGSTSLVSAIYDTVMGGGTPPPTGRTGPITGIAGKCVDVAAASNANGTAVQLYTCNGTSAQSWTVASGGTLRALGKCLDVASAGTVNGTPVQLWDCNGTTAQVWQAQSNGTLRNPASNRCLDATGNSSADGTRLQIWDCFGGANQVWRLPA from the coding sequence ATGTCCTCACCACGTCCACGCCCCCGTTCGGCCCTGGCAGCCGGCCTGCTCGCCCTGGTCACCGCCGGAGCGACACTCGCCGTCACCCCGACCGCCGCCCACGCCGTGGTCCTGCCGAACAACTTCAAGAGCGTCGGCTACATGCCGTCCTGGACCGGCAACGTCAACTCGGTCCAGTACGGCAAGCTCACCCACATCAACTACGCGTTCGTGCTGCCCAACAGCAACGGCACCCTGCGGCCGGTGGAGAACCCGAGCAAGCTCTCCTCGCTGGTGTCGCTGGCCCGGGCCAACAACGTCAAGGTCTCCATCGCCGTGGGCGGCTGGAACGACGGCGACGACAGCGCCTTCGAGGCTCTCGCCGCCAACGCCGGCACCCGCACCACGTTCGTCAACAGCCTGGTCTCGTTCGTCAACCAGTACGGCCTCGACGGCGTCGACATGGACTGGGAGTACCCCGACCCGGGCGCCTCGGCCGCCAACTACGCCCTGCTCATGCAGCAGCTCGGCAACGCGCTGCGCCCGCAGGGCAAGCTGCTGACCGCCGCCGTGGTCGCCGAGGGCTACTACCGCGACGGCGTGCCCACCTCGGTCTTCAACCACGTCGACTTCCTCAACATCATGGCGTACGACGGCGGCAGCCCGCACGCCAACTACGACTGGTCGATCAACGCGGTGAACGGATGGAAGGCGCGCGGACTGCCGGCCGCCAAGGCCGTCCTCGGGGTGCCCTTCTACAGCCGGCCCGGCTACTACACGTACACCCAACTGGTCGGCATGGACCCGGCCAACGCCAACCGGGACTGCACCACGGTTGGCGGCGTCCAGCAGTGCTACAACGGCATCCCGACCGTCAAGCGCAAGACCCAGTGGGCGATGGCGAACGCCGGCGGCATGATGAACTGGGAGCTGACCCAGGACACCAGCGGCTCGACCTCACTGGTCAGCGCGATCTACGACACCGTCATGGGTGGCGGCACACCGCCGCCGACCGGCCGGACCGGCCCGATCACCGGCATCGCCGGCAAGTGCGTGGACGTGGCCGCCGCGAGCAACGCCAACGGCACGGCCGTGCAGCTCTACACCTGCAACGGCACCAGTGCGCAGAGCTGGACGGTGGCCTCCGGCGGCACCCTGCGGGCCCTCGGTAAGTGCCTGGACGTGGCCAGTGCGGGCACCGTCAACGGCACGCCCGTGCAACTCTGGGACTGCAACGGCACCACCGCGCAGGTCTGGCAGGCCCAGTCCAACGGCACGCTGCGCAACCCGGCGTCGAACAGATGCCTGGACGCCACCGGCAACAGCTCCGCCGACGGCACCCGGTTGCAGATCTGGGACTGCTTCGGCGGCGCCAACCAGGTCTGGCGCCTGCCGGCCTGA
- a CDS encoding IclR family transcriptional regulator yields the protein MPTAPEEFQPVKSAGRTLDLLELLADQPRSWALGDLARALGIPKSSLHGLLRTLTSRGWVQTDDTGTRFRLGLRALRVGAAYLDGDDRVGLLGSVLDELSRRFGEAVHLGRLDGDQVVYLAKRESVHRLRLYSAIGRRLPAHATALGKALLAGHPEQTVNTLLTWPLPRLTPHTVCDRDALHAALADVRATGHAVDREENAEGIVCFAMAVPLSSPAVDAVSISVPVSRLRPEIEASIVAALREMVGGLTQARSMVVA from the coding sequence GTGCCCACCGCGCCAGAGGAGTTCCAGCCCGTCAAGTCGGCCGGCCGCACTCTCGACCTGCTCGAACTGCTCGCCGACCAGCCGCGCTCCTGGGCCCTGGGCGACCTGGCACGCGCGCTCGGCATCCCCAAGAGCAGCCTGCACGGGCTGCTGCGCACGTTGACCAGTCGCGGCTGGGTGCAGACCGACGACACCGGCACCCGGTTCCGGCTCGGCCTGCGGGCCCTGCGGGTCGGCGCCGCCTATCTCGACGGGGACGACCGGGTCGGCCTGCTCGGCAGCGTCCTCGACGAGCTGTCCCGCCGGTTCGGCGAGGCCGTCCACCTCGGCCGGCTCGACGGCGACCAGGTGGTCTACCTGGCCAAGCGGGAGTCGGTGCACCGGCTGCGGCTCTACAGCGCGATCGGCCGCCGGTTGCCGGCGCACGCCACCGCCCTCGGCAAGGCCCTGCTGGCCGGGCACCCGGAGCAGACGGTCAACACGTTGCTGACCTGGCCGCTACCCCGCCTCACCCCGCACACCGTCTGCGACCGGGACGCCCTGCACGCCGCGCTGGCCGACGTCCGAGCGACCGGGCACGCGGTGGACCGGGAGGAGAACGCCGAGGGCATCGTCTGCTTCGCGATGGCCGTCCCGCTGTCGTCCCCGGCGGTGGACGCGGTGAGCATCTCCGTTCCGGTCTCCCGGCTACGGCCGGAGATCGAGGCGTCGATCGTCGCGGCGCTGCGGGAGATGGTCGGTGGCCTCACCCAGGCCCGCAGCATGGTGGTCGCGTAG
- the eda gene encoding bifunctional 4-hydroxy-2-oxoglutarate aldolase/2-dehydro-3-deoxy-phosphogluconate aldolase codes for MTNVQGSERSGQGSGKIDVGRVLPVVVLEDARHADPLASALVKGGLSAIEVTLRTAAGLDAIKAVAGRGDLTVGAGTVLTAEQAERAVGAGARFVVTPGFAPAVVRFCQEAGVPVFPGAATATEIQMAVDAGLNVVKFFPAQLLGGAPMIKALAAPFRDIRFIPTGGLTPAVIDEYLALPAVLAVGATWMVAADLIAGEQWDEITSRTASAVAAAGGRA; via the coding sequence GTGACTAACGTTCAAGGATCTGAACGATCTGGCCAGGGATCTGGAAAAATCGACGTCGGACGGGTGCTGCCGGTGGTGGTCCTCGAAGACGCCCGGCACGCCGATCCACTCGCCTCGGCGCTGGTCAAGGGTGGTCTGTCGGCGATCGAGGTGACCCTGCGTACCGCCGCCGGGCTGGACGCGATCAAGGCGGTGGCCGGGCGCGGCGATCTCACGGTCGGGGCTGGCACCGTGCTCACCGCCGAGCAGGCCGAGCGGGCCGTGGGCGCCGGTGCCCGGTTCGTGGTGACCCCCGGTTTCGCCCCCGCAGTGGTGCGCTTCTGTCAGGAGGCCGGCGTGCCGGTCTTCCCCGGCGCGGCCACCGCGACCGAGATCCAGATGGCCGTCGACGCCGGCCTGAACGTGGTCAAGTTCTTCCCCGCCCAACTGCTGGGCGGCGCTCCGATGATCAAGGCGCTGGCGGCGCCGTTCCGCGACATCCGGTTCATCCCCACCGGCGGCCTCACGCCCGCCGTGATCGACGAGTACCTTGCCCTGCCGGCCGTGCTGGCCGTCGGCGCGACCTGGATGGTGGCGGCGGACCTGATCGCCGGTGAGCAGTGGGACGAGATCACCAGCCGGACCGCCTCGGCGGTGGCGGCGGCGGGAGGCCGGGCATGA
- a CDS encoding sugar kinase produces the protein MSAQSELTPRPKDECRYDLVSLGEVMLRLDPGEGRVRTARQFRAWEGGGEYNVARGLRRCFGLRTAVVTAFAQNEVGRLLEDLILQGGVDTSFVTWLPYDGIGRSVRNGLNFTERGFGVRGAVGTSDRGHSAASQLKPDDVDWDHLFGTLGVRWLHTGGIYAALSETAAQTAEAAMTAARRHGTIVSYDLNYRPSLWKAVGGQDRAREVNRRLAALVDVMIGNEEDFTACLGFEVPDTDIHSGALDAGNFKTMIEAVVQEYPNFKVVATTLRGVHSATVNDWGAVAWSGGAFAEATHRPGLEIMDRVGGGDSFASGLIYGLLERDGDLAQAVEYGAAHGALAMTTPGDTSMANLAEVEALVRGAGARVQR, from the coding sequence ATGAGCGCGCAGAGCGAGCTGACCCCTCGGCCGAAGGACGAGTGCCGGTACGACCTGGTCTCGCTCGGCGAGGTCATGCTGCGACTCGACCCCGGTGAGGGGCGGGTCCGCACCGCCCGTCAGTTCCGGGCCTGGGAGGGCGGCGGCGAGTACAACGTGGCCCGGGGCCTGCGCCGCTGTTTCGGCCTGCGGACCGCGGTGGTCACCGCGTTCGCCCAGAACGAGGTCGGCCGGCTGCTGGAGGACCTGATCCTGCAGGGCGGCGTGGACACCAGCTTCGTCACCTGGCTGCCCTACGACGGCATCGGCCGTAGCGTGCGCAACGGACTGAACTTCACCGAGCGCGGTTTCGGCGTACGCGGGGCGGTCGGCACCTCCGACCGGGGCCACTCCGCCGCCAGCCAGCTCAAGCCGGACGACGTCGACTGGGACCACCTCTTCGGCACGCTCGGGGTGCGGTGGCTGCACACCGGCGGCATCTACGCGGCGCTGTCGGAGACGGCCGCGCAGACCGCCGAGGCCGCGATGACCGCCGCCCGCCGGCACGGCACCATCGTCTCCTACGACCTGAACTACCGGCCCAGCCTCTGGAAGGCGGTGGGCGGCCAGGACCGCGCCCGGGAGGTCAACCGTCGGCTCGCCGCCCTGGTCGACGTGATGATCGGCAACGAGGAGGACTTCACCGCCTGCCTCGGGTTCGAGGTGCCGGACACCGACATCCACAGCGGCGCGCTCGACGCCGGCAACTTCAAGACGATGATTGAGGCCGTCGTCCAGGAGTACCCGAACTTCAAGGTCGTGGCGACCACGCTGCGCGGCGTGCACAGCGCGACGGTCAACGACTGGGGCGCCGTGGCATGGTCGGGTGGCGCGTTCGCCGAGGCCACCCACCGCCCCGGCCTGGAGATCATGGACCGGGTCGGTGGCGGCGACAGCTTCGCCTCCGGGCTCATCTACGGACTGCTGGAGCGCGACGGCGACCTGGCCCAGGCCGTGGAGTACGGCGCCGCCCACGGCGCCCTGGCGATGACCACCCCCGGCGACACGTCAATGGCCAACCTCGCCGAGGTGGAGGCACTGGTGCGCGGAGCCGGCGCCCGCGTGCAACGTTGA
- a CDS encoding class I SAM-dependent methyltransferase, whose product MDLGFGGEVARLYQRYRRGYPPAVFDVLATTFGLTPQDVVVDLGCGTGQLTLPLAARVRAVVGVDPEPDMLVLARRAAEDQQVANVSWVLGADSDLPTLGRLFGDVGAVTVGQALHWMAHESVFATLRPLLRPGGGIAVVANGTPLWLQDTSWSRALRACLERWRGTELSRSCGTDTDSRRRYADALTRHGYHVTETVVEYTDEIDLDALLGGVYSSFPVDALPPTAQRTELSTMIRDALGPATRFREHVRVCVLTGRIG is encoded by the coding sequence ATGGACCTGGGCTTCGGTGGTGAAGTGGCACGGCTCTACCAACGCTACCGGCGCGGCTATCCGCCGGCCGTCTTCGACGTGCTGGCGACGACGTTCGGTCTGACGCCGCAGGACGTGGTCGTCGACCTCGGCTGCGGCACGGGCCAGCTCACCCTGCCGCTCGCCGCTCGGGTGCGGGCGGTCGTCGGGGTCGATCCGGAGCCCGACATGCTCGTACTCGCCCGTCGGGCCGCCGAGGACCAGCAGGTCGCCAACGTGAGCTGGGTCCTCGGTGCCGACTCCGACCTGCCCACGTTGGGCCGACTGTTCGGCGACGTGGGCGCGGTGACCGTCGGGCAGGCACTGCACTGGATGGCGCACGAGAGCGTGTTCGCCACGCTCCGTCCGCTGCTACGTCCCGGTGGCGGAATCGCGGTGGTGGCCAACGGGACGCCGCTGTGGCTTCAGGACACGTCGTGGTCTCGGGCACTCCGTGCCTGCCTGGAACGCTGGCGCGGCACCGAACTGAGCCGGAGCTGCGGCACCGACACCGACAGCCGACGCCGGTACGCCGACGCACTCACCCGGCACGGTTACCACGTCACCGAGACCGTGGTCGAATACACCGACGAGATCGACCTGGACGCTCTTCTCGGCGGCGTCTACTCCAGCTTCCCGGTCGACGCCCTGCCCCCGACGGCGCAACGGACGGAGCTGTCCACGATGATCCGCGACGCGCTGGGCCCGGCCACCCGGTTCCGCGAGCACGTCCGCGTCTGCGTGCTGACCGGCCGGATCGGGTAG
- a CDS encoding DinB family protein: MSSPSVPDFERVIDAALRDQFEVFIDQHRAELQHCLDGLTEEQARRSLVPSRTTLLGLVKHATFVEKVWFDEAVTRRSRAEIGIPATPDESFLLDDGDTVASVQEAHRQACAASRRATAPLGLDDLLHGNRRGPIPLRWVYLHVLRELAEHCGHADILREQILADAPG; this comes from the coding sequence ATGTCATCGCCCTCCGTGCCCGACTTCGAGCGGGTCATCGACGCGGCACTGCGGGACCAGTTCGAGGTCTTCATCGACCAGCACCGTGCCGAGCTGCAGCACTGTCTCGACGGGCTGACCGAGGAGCAGGCCCGCCGGTCGCTGGTGCCGTCCCGGACGACCCTGCTGGGTCTGGTCAAGCACGCGACCTTCGTGGAGAAGGTCTGGTTCGACGAGGCGGTGACGCGCCGGTCGCGTGCCGAGATCGGCATCCCGGCCACGCCGGACGAGTCGTTCCTGCTCGACGACGGTGACACCGTCGCCAGCGTCCAGGAGGCACACCGGCAGGCGTGTGCGGCGTCCCGTCGTGCCACCGCCCCGCTGGGGTTGGACGACCTGCTGCACGGCAACCGGCGCGGACCGATCCCGCTGCGCTGGGTCTATCTGCACGTGCTGCGCGAGCTGGCCGAGCACTGCGGGCACGCCGACATCCTGCGCGAGCAGATCCTGGCCGACGCGCCGGGATGA
- a CDS encoding DUF4253 domain-containing protein, which translates to MTSQLNDLPTDLAELFADAQPHRRTLPVSLPPGRTVRSEEAPDEPPALWLSDGPAPSGLWPELHAAHATSGLWPLLLDHLHGDPDRPWADGELWPASSSDPAEHDPERLLAGWWSDHTTDYEGGEPTSRQLAVSAPYGQDWPGLAAPASPRVTPQEHADHWAEQLSLAQPDMRLGLVAAERGSDALAVLGWQGPVNYTNDAGRLSAVLRSWEDRFGVRVIGLGFAELYLSVAAPPTTVDEALPIAAEHFAFCPDNIWQGQSPCTLAGYADRIVNAPTWAFWWD; encoded by the coding sequence GTGACCTCGCAGTTGAACGACCTTCCCACCGATCTGGCCGAGCTGTTCGCCGACGCGCAGCCGCACCGCCGCACCCTGCCCGTGTCGCTTCCGCCCGGCCGGACGGTCCGCAGCGAGGAGGCACCCGACGAGCCTCCCGCGCTGTGGCTCAGCGACGGCCCGGCCCCGTCCGGACTGTGGCCGGAGCTGCACGCGGCGCACGCGACGTCGGGGCTGTGGCCGCTGCTCCTCGACCACCTGCACGGCGACCCGGATCGCCCCTGGGCCGACGGCGAGCTGTGGCCGGCGAGCAGTTCCGACCCGGCGGAGCACGACCCCGAGCGGCTGTTGGCCGGATGGTGGTCCGACCACACCACCGACTACGAGGGCGGTGAGCCGACCAGCAGGCAGCTCGCCGTCTCCGCGCCGTACGGCCAGGACTGGCCCGGCCTGGCGGCACCGGCGTCGCCCCGGGTGACGCCGCAGGAGCACGCCGACCACTGGGCCGAGCAGTTGTCGCTGGCCCAGCCCGACATGCGGCTCGGTCTGGTCGCCGCCGAGCGGGGCAGCGACGCGCTCGCCGTCCTCGGCTGGCAGGGGCCGGTGAACTACACCAACGACGCCGGCCGGCTCTCCGCGGTGCTGCGCAGCTGGGAGGACCGGTTCGGGGTACGCGTGATCGGCCTCGGCTTCGCCGAGCTGTACCTCTCGGTCGCCGCCCCGCCGACGACCGTCGACGAGGCGCTGCCGATCGCCGCCGAGCACTTCGCCTTCTGCCCGGACAACATCTGGCAGGGGCAGAGCCCGTGCACGCTCGCCGGCTACGCGGACCGCATCGTCAACGCTCCGACCTGGGCGTTCTGGTGGGACTGA
- a CDS encoding endonuclease/exonuclease/phosphatase family protein encodes MARRRFRVPRPLRAALGLLAATALLAGCSVTAPPTTPAPLRVLQMNLCNSGMALGCYTGRAVDQAAEVIRAERPDIVTLNEICSGDVDALERAMTGVHSGTVVAAFQPARNGRTGEPYRCVNGQQYGVGVLAHVADPYQGHELHRGVFPAQDPADPEQRAWLCVDASTVFYACTTHLAYTSSTLALAQCGHLLGVAVPELHAGAGYQPTVVSGDLNLRHGGTPDVRSCVPADYQHLHDGGVQQFMATPDLTITASRSIDMRGTTDHAAFLVTLTTERAENPAA; translated from the coding sequence TTGGCTCGTCGTCGCTTCCGCGTCCCCCGTCCGCTGCGCGCCGCCCTCGGCCTGCTCGCGGCCACCGCGCTGCTGGCCGGCTGCTCGGTGACCGCCCCGCCCACCACGCCCGCCCCGTTGCGGGTGCTCCAGATGAACCTCTGCAACAGCGGCATGGCCCTGGGCTGCTACACCGGGCGGGCGGTGGACCAGGCCGCCGAGGTGATCCGCGCCGAACGCCCGGACATCGTCACGCTCAACGAGATCTGCTCCGGTGACGTGGACGCGTTGGAGCGCGCCATGACCGGCGTGCACTCCGGCACCGTGGTCGCGGCCTTCCAGCCCGCCCGCAACGGCCGCACCGGCGAGCCCTACCGCTGCGTCAACGGCCAGCAGTACGGCGTCGGCGTGCTGGCCCACGTCGCCGACCCGTACCAGGGGCACGAGCTGCACCGGGGGGTCTTCCCGGCGCAGGACCCGGCCGACCCCGAGCAGCGCGCCTGGCTCTGCGTGGACGCCAGCACCGTCTTCTACGCGTGCACCACCCACCTGGCGTACACCAGCTCGACGCTGGCGCTGGCCCAGTGCGGGCACCTGCTCGGGGTGGCCGTACCCGAGCTGCACGCCGGTGCCGGCTATCAGCCGACGGTGGTCAGCGGCGACCTCAACCTGCGGCACGGCGGCACGCCCGACGTGCGGTCCTGCGTACCCGCCGACTACCAGCACCTGCACGACGGCGGGGTGCAGCAGTTCATGGCCACCCCGGACCTGACGATCACCGCCAGCAGATCGATCGACATGCGCGGCACCACCGACCACGCGGCGTTCCTGGTCACCCTCACCACCGAGCGGGCCGAGAACCCCGCCGCCTGA